A window of Candidatus Nitrospira allomarina genomic DNA:
TCAGTATTTGGTGAAAATATCTGGATAAAAAAGAGCGAGGAGAAAACCAATTTATACGTTGGTGAAGTGGGGCTTATCTTGATATTAAGTAGTCATAAAGGGATCAAGAAGTGGGTAATCCACCCATAGGTCATTTAATAACGTTTAGGTAACCCCATCAAAGGAGGTGGAGGAAAAACGAAAGAAGGTATGAGAAACGATTCGAAAAACCTTTTCAACATTACACAACTTTTTTAAGGAGAAAAAAATGAACAAGGAACAATTCAAAGGAAATTGGAACCAGTTTAAGGGCGAAGTGAAAAAAAAGTGGGGTAAGTTTACCGACGATGAATTAACCCAAATCGAAGGTGATTACGATAAATTTAAGGGAAGGGCTCAAGAACTCTATGGAGATCAAAAAGAAGAAGTAAATAAATGGACCGAGGATTGGCAGGCGAAGAACCAACCAGTCCGATAATTCCCATTTCACTTCTAGTGACATCAGGATACCCATCATCCCGGGAGACGGGGGATTTTTCTCTCGCTCCTGGGAAGAGGGGGCGAGGCCTTCGGTGATGTAAAGTGCCTTGTCCATTCATCCTCGGAATGTTCTGTTCCACCAAGTTTTACCAGATATACGGAAGGAGGAAAATTATGAATCTGACACAATATGTATTAAATAATAAAAATGCCTTAGCCGTGGCGGCTGTGCTTCTCATGAGTGCTCCTGCCTGGGGGGCCAACGGAATGAATTATTCTGTTCCCGCGGATGAGGGAATGCAAAAAGGGTTTATCCATAAGGTATATAATGAGGACCAATTCAATGGTAATTGGAAACAGCTCAAAGGTGCGCTTAAGGAGAACTGGGGAGAGTTTACGGATGATGATCTCTTGGCAATTGAAGGGCGTACAGACCGTTTCGAAGGAAAACTACAAGAGCGATATGGAGAACGAAAAGAAGAAGTCAGGGCATGGGTGGATGAATGGTTGGAAAATCATCCTTATGATTCCCGGGAACAAAAGAATTAATTATAAAAAGTCACAGGACCAAATTGATTCCGGCGCGAGAGGGACTTTTCCTGCGCCGGAATTTTTTTATGCCACATCAGGAAGGCCACTGTTGTTATCCATCTTAGGCAGCTTGTTCCTCAATCCAAGAATGCCGCCTATCCAAGCGTATTCACAGGAAGTAACTCTACCTCGATAAATTTATGAGGTCCCCCGTATCTTTCGAATAGCGGTGGGTTTTTCCTCAGCCGAAAAACGGATTTCCGCTGTATCGCCGACTTCAATTCCTTCATCCACCAACGTCATGGAGTTTGTCTCTACACGGATTTCCTTATTATCGGAGTCCTTAATCATATAGCTTTTGTCATCAATAGACATGACTTCGCCTATAATTAATCTGGCATGATCAGAAGGTTGGTCGGGGGGGATGGGGTTCGGAGTATTAGAATTCACGGGCGGAGAGGGAATTTCCTTCGAGCTGCCGGAAACCGTGGGTTCAACCGGTGGATTATTAACAGGGGCGGTTTCATCCTGACAGCCAACGATAGCCAAAAAAAGTAACGGCACACACCACCGGAAATTTATAGCAGACTGTTGTGGGTTCATGTGGGGTCGTCTCATTGGTCGTTCCTCTCTTTCTTGTATGTAGTTCGAAGCATTGGAAACTTGAAAAACTTTTAATTAGCAATAGTATGGTTAAGAAGTCCGGACTTGCGAAACTGTTGAAAACCCTGGAAATACGGTGATTTTCTTTGCGGGGTTAAATGGGGAATCTTTAGGGCTGGGACTGCGTGGTAGCTTTGACATCATCCCTGCGTGGGTAGAAGTGATAAAAGACCCTCCTCTATATCTAGATATGTTTGGCTTCTTAGCTCAGGAGGTGGAAATGCAACAACCCAAGTGTTATTGCACCTCATGTTCCACAGGATGAACTTTTGACGAAAGGAAGCTTTGTAATTTGGCTTCGTCTTCGGTGGATAATGACGTCTGCAAAATCGTGCCTTCCATGCCTTTCCGTTTTAATTCGTTAATT
This region includes:
- a CDS encoding CsbD family protein; protein product: MNKEQFKGNWNQFKGEVKKKWGKFTDDELTQIEGDYDKFKGRAQELYGDQKEEVNKWTEDWQAKNQPVR
- a CDS encoding CsbD family protein, encoding MQKGFIHKVYNEDQFNGNWKQLKGALKENWGEFTDDDLLAIEGRTDRFEGKLQERYGERKEEVRAWVDEWLENHPYDSREQKN